Below is a genomic region from Medicago truncatula cultivar Jemalong A17 chromosome 3, MtrunA17r5.0-ANR, whole genome shotgun sequence.
TTGACAGAAAACATAGAGCGAGAGATCCCCTCTTGACTTTCAAACTTGTTTAGctgaaacacacacacacacacacacacacacatatatatatatatatatatatatatatagagggtgtatcaagtgagaggaTATGTtattttgagaggatgagagggTCTATTATCAACCATTAGATCAAGATCAAGGGCTAAGATTAAAACTCTTATTATAGTGATTAATGTGCCttagtttttctcaattttaacaTCGTCATCCTCATCCCCATGTTTCCAGATTTCAGTTTAATTCTTCTCCCTTCTTTAGTGTATTCCATCTCCACTTGGTTCATCCTAAAACAAATCTTTCACCATTtggtcaaaacaaaaacatcactaTCATCCTCGTAAATAAAAAGACccattttttgggtttttaggTTAGGGGAAATTGAAACGTGAGTTTGTGGGTTTGCAAAATTCAATACAAAAAAGCTTAATTCTTAATTcgtttttcaaaaattattgaaaGAAGGTGTGTTCTTAATTCGTCCTACAAGATTGAAATTGCCTTcataattctttaaaaattgtaatttttcttgCATATTTCTTCTCATTGTTTGTTTCCTGCATAAATGAAACCAATGTTTATGGATTACAACTATTAAAATCATGACTAGATGGAGCTCTTTCTTTATCAAGAAGAATGGGTCTTTAAAGGAACTGAGAACGCAGTGGTTTACAAGAACTGGGGAGAAGAATTTGATAACACTGAATCTGAAACGGAAGAAGTTTAATGGGcgtgaaaaagaaaaggaaaaaggaagCACGTGCagatttttgaaggaaaagaaaagattgGGTGTTagagataaaattgaaaatccaaatcatgtaaATCAATTTGAGTAATCATGATAAAGTGTTGGCATAACACTCAGTCCAAAtgcagattaaaaaaaattgtatgctTGGGacttggagagagaaagaaaaccaTGAAAAATAACGAAGAGGGAGCAATGCATttcaagagaagaggaaacgtaaaatatttttgttcaaGTGTGCCGATCCTTTTTTGGTGGAGTTTAATCATGACCGTGTATTTTGATCCAACGGATGATATTAGCTCCTCTCATTTAAGTtactcctctcacttgatatgccctcatatatatatatatatatgagagcAAACTATTCATAGAGAAATACATAACAATAGCACTAGAAAGTGCAGCTGGTGTGCACACCTATTATTAAATACCTCTGTTTTTTCTTGGCAAAGTTGGATTTGCATATTAATTAAGGTACTATTCAGTATATCAAAGAAAAGGTTAAGAGGCAGTCAAATTTTATTGAAGATATGAACATTCTTTTCCAATGTAATGCCCAAATAAAATAGCCCAAGTACTCCACTCTATTGGTTCCAAAACATCACATAAGGATTTATTGAGGTATAACTGAGGGGGCAACACATGGTCAGTCATGGAGGTACTATATACCAATATATCTTCGAATACAATGATcacaaaacatcataaaaatGGGTCAAAAATATTGTTGATCTAAGATGGGAAGGAAATTGGGCATTGCCAGATATAGTGCTATGCTGTACGATACCTTGTGATAACATTTTATCAACCAAATTATCTATCGCATCCTTCTGAATAATGGAATATGGAAGAAAAGGACACAAGTTGAAAGGTTGATTACCTTCCTTTAGAGGAATCCGGTGATCAAAGCAGAGACTTTTGGGAGGTAGGAAAATGAAGATTCAAAGAAATCAGAGAAATTATTCAGACGTTCTTCTATGTCTTGTGGCAAACTGCAAATTTGAACAGAGAGTATGTGGCCATTACACGAAGGCATTTCAAGGCAGTAATTGGGTTGCTCTGAAGCCAATTGTGATGGAATTTTGATTCAGAGAGAGAACTTTGAGAATTCAAGCTGCTAATAAAAGGAGAATTCACATTAGAGGAAAAATTTGATAATGAGTGATCAATTTTCATTTCTTCCATTTAGTGCTAAAATGCACCAGTTTTATACACAGGCagagactaaaaaaaattccGCTACTCTGCCACATCAGTCGAATCTAGAGGCAACAAAAGAAAACCATTACTTAAAAGTAAAATTACCTTCTAACACAGGtaaaatatgttgtgtttagTCATTGTCATTGGTTGCAATGGTTCCTATACCAATTAACAAGGCCATGCTACACTGAATCCTCTCATGAAAACATGTAATTTAAATCAACTTGACATTTGGCATTTCAGTTAACTAGAAGTACATAGCTCTATGTTGAAAAGATAAGTTAAATCTAATCTAAATTTGTTAGTAGAGTTCTGCATCAACTTACCAGTTAAGATACACGGGAGTGAAATTTAGAATTGGTACTTTCGTATTGATAAAATTATgtgaataaaacaaaaactatattGGTCATATTTCCTATTGTTACATTAGCTTTAGCATCTTACTGGTATGTGGACTGATGTGGTGGTATGATTTATTTTCTCACCAAAGTAGCACATTTGACTATATTATCACCAATAATCCCTGCATGAACATTGCCCTTCCTTAAAGCAATGAAACCTGTGAGTATCTCTAACAGTGATTTCCCTACCAGAAATGGCTGATATAAGTTTGATAGCATTGTGGCAATCACCACAAATTCGTAAGTTCTTAACAACAAGTATTGGCGCCCCTTCTTCAGTGGAGATCAGAGCAAAAGCGATTGCTAGCTTCTCACTGTGATGCCATAaccttctttctttctcttctattgCTATtacatcttcatctttcaccaaTGCCAATCTTATATCTGCTACATACCCTGCTTGCTTTAATTTCATTAACAATTCACTCATGTACGTATGAATCTCTTTTATCCTTGGATGCGAAGTGTCTTCAGCTACAAAGACATGCACCTTCTTATCTATCTCGATCCAACTACAACCCGGTTTCTTCTTCACTCCTCGTTCGCGCATCAGCCTTTTGACTGTTGCAGCCTCTTCCCATCTGTTGGCACTTGCATACACGTTTGAAAGCATTACATATGGAGCTGCATTATACGGTTCCAGCTGGAGAAACTTATTGGCTGCTTTTACTGCAAGCTCCACATTTCCATGCTTCTTACATGCACCGAGCAACGCAGCCCATTCGATAGAACCAGGATCAAATGGCATTGTTTCAATAATCCTCTCAGCTTTGTTGAGTTTCCCTGCCCTACCTAAAAGATCTATCATGCATGAATAATGTTCTGCTTCTGGTTCAATCCCAAACTTTTCTTTCATCATGTTGAAATACTTCTCACCCTCATCGACTTTTCCTGTGTGTGCACATGCAGAAAGAACAGATATGAAGGTTATGTTATTTGGTACAATTTTCTCTTGCAGCATCAGTTCAAAGAGCTGGAGCGATTCAATCTCAGCACCATGCTGTGCATAGCCTGCAATCATTGAATTCAGCGATACCGTGTTCTGTTCAGGCATTGTATCAAATATCCTTCTCGCATCATGAAGATTCCCACATTTGGAGTACATTGCCACAAAAGCATTATTAACGGAAACACGGTTACATGGGATATCAGATTTGATTGCCAATGCGTGAACCTGTTTCCCCACAGAGGGAGATGACAAATTGGAGCATGCACTAATCACACACACAAAACTACAATCATCCGGACAAAAACCAACACGCTGCATCTCCCGAAAACTAGAAAGAGCGTCCTCACACAAATCCTCGTGTTGGGAAAATCCGGAAATCATGGTGTTCCAAAGAACCAAATCCGGTTTAGGGATTTCCTCAAACACCTTCATACACTCCAACATTCCATGAGGAGCACACTTGGAGTACAAGTCAATCAACCCGCTCCCAACATGAGAGTTCCTATGAAATCCACTCTTGATCATTTTCCCATGAAACTGCATTCCCCCAGCCAAATCCTTAAGACAAGTGAACGCAGTCAAAACACTAGCCATCGTAAACATGTCAACCTCCAACCCCATCCTCTCCATCTCCCCAAACAACCTCAGAGCCTTCGCCCCCTCCCGATGTTGTCCACATGCCACAATCATCGCATTCCACGAAACCATGTCCCTACAACCCTCCCCCATTTCTCTAAAAACCCTCCACGCCTCGTTCAACCTTCCCAACCTACCGTAACAAGCAAGAACCGCATTACACACCGACGCATAACAATCATATCCACACAACAATGCAAAACAATGCAATTGCCTAACAAGCCCAACATCCTCAACACTGGCACTAATCACCCCAGACAACGTAAACCCATCAAGCACCAACCCAACCTCTCTAACTTCCTTAAACACACTCACCGCCTGCCCACACTCTCCCCTACGAGCGTGGACCGCGATCAGAGtattataagaaacaacatCCGGTTCGGGAATTTCATCAAACAGCTGGTGGGCGAGGTTCGGTAAGTTATGTTTAGCACAAGCATGTATAATGGTATTATAGGAAAACACATTAGGGTATCCGGTGAAGTGAAAAGCCGTTAAAGCATTGGAAAATGTACCAAATTTTGAGTAAAGAAGTGTGAAATGGTTGGAGAGGTAAGTTGAGTGTGGAATGAAGGATTTGATGTAGAAAGCGTGGAGGGTTTTTCCAGTTAGAAAATCTTTTTGGGTTATGCATTGTTTGAGAAGGGTACGAAAGGTTTGAAGATGAAGTGTGCATTGGAATTGGTTCATCTAATGAAGAACAGAGATAACCAGTGCTGCCATGAAATCGTGTTTCACCTATGTGTCCCGTTTAGTTTGGTaactcttctttttttaatatttcggTTGTAAtggtttttgtattttttagagttaaatatgtttttgtttcatataaatatatcaatttgttattttagtctctctaaaaaatttctttaacttttagttcctataaaaaatttaatcactacttttaatccttatttttaagtaaattttttattttttaacgaGATTGTGCATATgtgtagaatattataaaattctcttccaaaaaattttttggaagagattctaataatattatacatttttctgcaaagttttgataaaaaaatatgaattttacatatgagtttactttaaatgagggatcaaaagtgaaaataatttttttttaggaccaaaagttgaagaaaaaatttaaagagactaaaacaaaaagttaacatatttattgggaccaaaaatatatttaatcatattttcttttatattacaagaatatatattataagaatttaataaaaaaatcagaatcctTTATGACATTAATTGGTTATGagaatataagtttttttttttttaaaatgatatttgtacaaccactttttaacaacttttgatacaactctctctcatacttccatgtgtttttattctctctcttcttctttctctctccattgtttttgtccAATCACAAGAAGAGAAAAAAGTTGTCTAATATtatttgtacaaatatcactcttCTTTATGACACTAATTGGTTATGAgaatataggttttttttttttagaatataaggttttttgtttggttgattATGCATGGTATAGGAGACAATTAGTGATGCCTCTTGTCCTAGATACTATAAGTATCTAGAATCTGATATTTGTTGCATTCTCCTAGTAAACACAACTTTCAAATGTCTGATTGTTACGAGTGGATTAAACATTTTGCTTATAACAATGATGGGTAACTCTTCTTGATATCTTGCTGGTTCATTTGAGAAACCTCATGGGGAAATTGaaaagttttgaattttttttaacacacaACATGAAGCAACTCTTAGGTGCTTTGGTTTTGTCAACACACATAAGGAACCAAGTTTGGTAGCTTGGAAACCTCCATTAGGTGcaactattaaattaaatgttgatGGTAGTTATCTTGGTAATCCGGATCGCTCTGGGTTTAGATATTTAATTAAAGACACTAACGGTAATTGGTTATTCGGTTTCTCTAGCAGTTGTGGTATTACTAAAGCTACAGACTATTTTTCTCAGCTTTGAGATGGTATGGAATAATGGCTTTcgacattttaaatgtgaattAGATTGTTATTCGGCTTTGACTTTGATTAAGGAAGGAgttatgtaacgccctagttgttatttaattatttttagttaatttagagttttttatatgattttaaaatgatttatgttgattttatgttgtagtgtattttattaaatagctatttttattatttaatagaataagtgggaattataatttattgcagttttgggggttaattattaattaagtgaattaagtgggagttaattaaaattaaagggGAGTTAAGTTAAGGAGTTAGAAATTGAGAAGTCAGAAAATAGTTTTACGTacaaacaagttttgggagaaaaaccaagagaaaagTCAAGAGGGAAGAATCTGAttttgtagagctttgttcatcaaatcaaggtaagggtgagactaactctcaatGTTAATAGTTCTAtacttctgattttgatttaacaaagGTTCTAGTTGAATTTGGAAAATGGGGGTTAGGTTTTGactatgattttttgaattgaagagtgtagaaaccatggcaATAGTGTTAGATTGTGTTCAGGTCATAGGCAGAAACTTATAACACTTCTGTAATcagttttggggattgaattggggaaaattGGGACTTTTGGTGAAAAACTGCAAAATTCTCGTAGTCTGACCTGacgcaactcgccatggcgagtaagccatttcatcgctcgcctcgcgagcaagaccACTCGCCATAACGAGTACCTGAGTGAgaattatgatttttcaaaatgttGTTATAGGACGTGAGttggatggttttgagtgcctggatgtttttagagaggactgagcaagtttttagatcaaaaaggggattagggagcttaaaaatgaagatttagtgaaaaaaatgtcaaaactcccgagagcatcATTTTTCTGCTCTCCACGGCGAACaacttactcgccatagcgagtagcccATTTTCTGAAATGCAGACTTTGGACCtatctaaaattgaattaaaagaaatattgattttaaaataaaaaattaaaaaataaattaggattaatttaaaaataaaagatggaaataaatgattgaagaatgagagaagagggcccgactcggaaccAAAATGAGGTATtctaaaatacctccctgccgaattttttacTGAAACGTCGGAGACTGATTAGGGTTAAACGACGTGTCGAtatgggaccttaggtcaaaaattggggtatgacaaaaTCCCAacgtcaagatagtttacgactacagtccaaagcgatatGTCAAAATaatagaagttcaaatagttcaacaacaaagatctactttcaaacaactcgaatttgcaagttcttctgtgacttttcgagatcaaagataAGCTTatcaccttcttccatcactcgttATCTGCTGAAATTGAACCACTTCCCACCCAAGTAATTTTGATAGCTTGCTCTATCGACGGTAATGAGGTGATAGTTATATTGTttgtgtctggtcatcaatgagagtgattgttttgcgttttcctttcaaaattgttcttgacacctcgtttgggaaacGCCAAACAGGAAAATAACTACAATATTACtctaatgcatatttacatggataagatgtattcgaatatagttacatataatttataaaataaaggtagcataactgattttaagctaaagaaaatgtagcatgacttctaatttatcttcctattatcttcctataaagtctagataaatgcatgcatgtacattatatgtaccccgttgaccaattaacattgttgtaacaaatgaaaattaagcatcacttccgcatgtgcatatatagctagcaccatttgacattgatgtcttcgaacatttggtgcaactctcataatacaatccaaacgggttaggattgaatttagttggttttccaaatagtgatgcagtatgtttcctaacacaaattatgcacatgaaataaagaataatgcaatatgtatttttaatttgtgcgtaaaaaaactcaaagcatgtttgtgcataaaaaaagcagacattgactaagtttataaattcagcaattgaCCTAACCTGAGATAGTTTGGAAAAttcgttgtacgaagtacgttgagaagaatTCGAACTCTAACTTAAGTTCTAACTGAATCTTTGACTCTGAGCTtcagaagtgttaaggtcacgacaacaattcaagaaacatggtcaaaaaacaatcaaattggATTGTGAAAtgataagttactctaacactgtattgtgaaatcataatgcaaacttactaagtcttaaacttatcaacaaccggatgatgtaggttgatgagcagcctcgaacctgaccaattgttacatatatttgggttgtcattgactacaaaatggaagcaaagaactcaaggtaaataaatggtaaatgataaagctacagAGTATTTTTCacatgagaaatgatatttgtacaaccattttgtgacaacttttgtacaactttctctctcatactcacatgatggtcttatcctctctcttcctttttctctctctattgtttttgaccaataagaagagagagaaacaaggttgtcactaaagttgtcatgaaatggatgtacaaatatcattgctcttttcacagtgttacatcaactatattccaaCTACATAAGGAAATACATCTTTCGGGTCATTAtaaaacttat
It encodes:
- the LOC25490372 gene encoding pentatricopeptide repeat-containing protein At3g49710 translates to MNQFQCTLHLQTFRTLLKQCITQKDFLTGKTLHAFYIKSFIPHSTYLSNHFTLLYSKFGTFSNALTAFHFTGYPNVFSYNTIIHACAKHNLPNLAHQLFDEIPEPDVVSYNTLIAVHARRGECGQAVSVFKEVREVGLVLDGFTLSGVISASVEDVGLVRQLHCFALLCGYDCYASVCNAVLACYGRLGRLNEAWRVFREMGEGCRDMVSWNAMIVACGQHREGAKALRLFGEMERMGLEVDMFTMASVLTAFTCLKDLAGGMQFHGKMIKSGFHRNSHVGSGLIDLYSKCAPHGMLECMKVFEEIPKPDLVLWNTMISGFSQHEDLCEDALSSFREMQRVGFCPDDCSFVCVISACSNLSSPSVGKQVHALAIKSDIPCNRVSVNNAFVAMYSKCGNLHDARRIFDTMPEQNTVSLNSMIAGYAQHGAEIESLQLFELMLQEKIVPNNITFISVLSACAHTGKVDEGEKYFNMMKEKFGIEPEAEHYSCMIDLLGRAGKLNKAERIIETMPFDPGSIEWAALLGACKKHGNVELAVKAANKFLQLEPYNAAPYVMLSNVYASANRWEEAATVKRLMRERGVKKKPGCSWIEIDKKVHVFVAEDTSHPRIKEIHTYMSELLMKLKQAGYVADIRLALVKDEDVIAIEEKERRLWHHSEKLAIAFALISTEEGAPILVVKNLRICGDCHNAIKLISAISGREITVRDTHRFHCFKEGQCSCRDYW